One window from the genome of Nomascus leucogenys isolate Asia chromosome 12, Asia_NLE_v1, whole genome shotgun sequence encodes:
- the LOC115837591 gene encoding cytochrome c oxidase subunit 7B, mitochondrial-like — translation MFPLVKNTLSHLQVQSIQQTMARQSHQKHTLDFHDKYGNAVLASGATFCTAVWTYVATQIGIEWNLCPDGRVTPKEWRDQSSSQLV, via the exons ATGTTTCCCTTGGTCAAAA acacactaaGTCATCTCCAAGTTCAAAGCATTCAGCAAACAATGGCAAGGCAGAGCCATCAGAAACATACACTTGATTTTCATGACAAATACGGTAATGCTGTATTAGCTAGTGGAGCCACTTTCTGTACTGCTGTATGGACATATGTAGCAACTCaaattggaatagaatggaacctGTGCCCTGATGGCAGAGTCACTCCAAAGGAATGGAGAGATCAGTCATCATCCCAGCTGGTGTAA